The genomic segment TAAGGCTGAAGCGCTTTTTTGCGCCACTTTTTGTTTTCAGTTTGGGCATTTCAGCTTCCTTTAAAATTAAACGGTAATCTCGCATTGATGTGCGAAAGCTTTCCGGATGGCGAGGCATGCCCTTGTGAGAGCCAGACCATCCTCTGGAAGCAAGGCTTATAGCCTCCTTTGTCGGCAAATGCAAGAGGATTTCCGGCCTGTAGAACCAGCCTGTCGAACCGGGGTATGGAGGGGCCGGGGTATGGAGGGGCTGGGAAGCTTCGGAACGGAAAACATATTCCTATCATATTCTCTGGTATAGATTGTTTCAGACTAAAAACATGGGTGGCATAAAAATGCCGACCGCCTTATGCTGACCCCCACAGGTGGTCCCGGGGGCCGGAGGAAAACCTAAAAAAATGAGGAAAACCTGAAAGAAATAAGGTTCTGAAAAGGCAGACAAAAACAACAAGAAGAAGGATGACATGACGATTTTTTTACACTTCTATCCGCGACGTGTTGCGCAGGCCGTGCCGCAGATTTTCCTGCTTTTGTTCCTGATCTTTACGACAGCCGCCACGGCGGAACAAGCGGTGCCACAGCAGGCAAGCCCGGCCCTGTGGAAGCTGGCACGGGAAAACGGGAACGGGCATGTTTATCTGTTCGGATCTTTTCATGTGCTGCCGCGGGAACTGCGCTGGTTCACCGGGGAGGTGCGCAAGGCATTTGAAGAGGTGGACGAACTGGTGTTTGAAACCAGTATGACAACCGAGGCGCAATCGGAAACGGCGCTGCTGGTTATGTCGCGCTCAATGTTGCCGGCGGGATACAGTCTGAAGGGGCTTTTGGAGGAAGAAGATTATGCCAGAGCGGTCCAGCATGCAGCAGCCCTGGGGCTTGAAGAACGACAGGTGTCCCGGCTGCAGCCCTGGTATCTGGCGCTGACCCTGTCGGTACAGTCAATCATGTCCTATGGCCTGGACCCCAACAGTGGTGTGGAAAAAATCATGCAGGCCTTGGCGGAGGCGCGGGGGCTGACCATCTCCGGTCTGGAAACCCCTCAAGAGCAGATTATGGCGTTGTCCGATCATCCGCTGGAGGTGCAGACGGCCATGCTGGTTGACACGCTGGACAAACTGTCCGACTTCGAAACTTATATTTCTGCCTATATTGAGGCTTGGGCCTCGGGTAAGGACGAAGTGATTGCGGCCAGAATGATTGAGGATATGAAAAAATATCCCCAGATGTATCAGGCGGTTCTGGTGCAGCGTAATAAGAATTGGATCCCGAAGCTAACCTATCTCATCAATTCCGGGAAATCGGTAATGGTGGTGGTGGGGGCTGCTCATCTGGTGGGGCAGGACGGACTGATCCGTATGCTTGAGGAAAAAGGGTATCATTTCGAGAAAGTGCAATAGGAAACCGTTCTCTCCCGTGGGGTGTTACCTCATAAATGATAGATGGTGGTGCTTTCACACTCTCTTTAAGTTACTTAAGTTACGTTGCGCAATGGCGAAGAAGAAAGAGGCGTCATTGCGCCCCCGTAGGAGGCGGCGATCCACGGGAGCATGGATGGCTGCCCCATCCACTCTATTCCCCCATTTTCTGCGTTCTCAGATTTTTTTCGATTTTCTGCCGCAGCCGCCGCACCGCATTGGGAGAGGCGGTATTGCGGGCGAAAATCATATAGGCCACCGGTACGATAAACAGGGTAAAGAAGGTGGCGAGCAAGACGCCGCTGATTACCACCACCCCGATGACAAATCGGGTTTCCGCGCCCGCGCCACTGCCCAGCACCAGGGCCACAGACCCCATTATGGTGGTGATGGAGGTCATGATGATCGGACGGAGGCGCTTGCGGGAGGCTTCCAGCAGCGCTTCCATGAACTCGACGCCGCGGTCACGCAACTGGTTGGCAAATTCCACGATCAGAATGCCGTTCTTGGCCGCAAGTCCCACCAGCATGATGATGCCGATCTGGCTGTAGATGTTCAAAGACTGGCCTGTGAGATACAGTCCGATAAAGGCGCCGGTCATGGCAAACGGTACGGTGAGCAGGATGATGAACGGATGGCGGAAGCTTTCAAACTGGGCCGCCAGCACCAGGAACACCACAATGATCGCCATGCCGAAGACAACATAGATGGAGCGGCCGGCTTCCATGAAGTCCCGGCTTTCTCCCTTATAGTCAATCCGGGCCGTGGCGGGCAGATGGGTGCGGGCGGTTTCTTCCAGATGCTCAAGAACCTCCCCCAGTGTATAACCGGGCGCCAGGCTCGCGGAAAGAGTGATGGAGCGCAGCCGGTTAAAACGTTTGAGGTCCGAGGCACTGCCCACTTCATGCAGGCTCACCAGGTTGGAAATGGGAATCAGTTCCCCGGTGCGGTCCGAGCGCACATAGATGTTGGACATGTCGTTGGGGGTTTGGGTGTCGCCTTTGCGGCCTTCGAGGATGACGGGGTATTCCTCGCCGCTGGAGACAAAGGTGGTGACCTCGCGTGACCCCATCATGGTTTCCAACGCCCGTCCGATGGTCACCACGGAAACGCCCAGATCGGCAGCCCGGTCGCGGTTGATGTCCACCATGATCTGGGGTTTGGTTTCCTTATAATCACTGTCGAGACCCACGAGGCCCGGGTAACCGGCCAGTTCGTTCAGCATAATGTCCCGCCAATGGGCCAGTTCCTTATAGTCGGTGCCCTGAAGCACAAACTGTACCGGCTGTCCGGATCCCCCGCGCAGGCCGGTGGGCATGCTGGGGAAAATCCTGAGATCCACATGTTTGGCCAATTTGCGGCGCAATTCGTCGCGAATTTCCTGAGCCGAACGGTCCCGTTGGTCCCATTCCACAAGGCGGAAAATGCTGATGCCTGAATTCATGCCCCGGCTGCCCCAGCCGGGCACCCGCACAATGACGTTGAAGGCTTCGCCAGTTTTCAAATATTCCAGCAGGTCTTTTTCCACGGCGAACATCTTTTTGTGCATGGTTTCATAACTGCTGCCTTCCGGACCTTTGGCAATAATATAGATCACGCCCTGGTCCTCCAGCGGCATGAATTCTGCGGGCAATTCCCGGTAAATGCTCACCGCCAATACGATCACCCCGGCCATGGTTACCAAGACAATCCAGTAATGTTTCAGAAGCCAGTGGAGAGTGCGTTTATAGCCCTGTTCCAGCTTCTTGAAGCCGGCATTGACCCCGGCATGGAAGGCATTGTCTCGTTCTTTTTTGCGCAGGATCTTGGAACACAGCATGGGAGAAAGGGAGAGAGCGACAAGAGAGGAAAACGCCACCGCAGCCGCCATGGCCAGGGCGAATTCCGTGAACATGCGCCCGGTTTCTCCCTCGATAAAAACGATCGGGACAAAGACCGAGATCAGAACCAGGGTCGTGGCAATCACGGCGAATCCCACTTCCCGCGCCCCATGATAGGCGGCAACCAGGGGTGGTTCGCCATTTTCCACCCGCCGATAGATGTTTTCCAGGACAAGAATCGCGTCATCCACCACCAACCCGATGGACAGCACCAGTGCTAGTAGGGTCAGAAGATTGACGGAAAAGCCGGCAATATTCAGAAAGATAAATGAAGCAATAATGGACACCGGCACCGTGACGGCAGGAATCAGCATGGCCCGCACGCTGCCCAGAAACAGATAAATCACCAACACCACCAACACCATGGCAATGGCAAAGGTTTTATAAACTTCGTTGATCGCCTCCTCAATAAAGCGGGAGCCATCAAAGCTCAGTCCGATTTCGGTTCCCGCCGGCAGGGTCTGATTGATTTTCAGACGTTCGGCCTTGACCGCACGGGCGACGTCAAGAGTGTTGCCCTTGGATTGCTTGATGATGCCAAGCCCGATCATATAGTCGCCGTTGCTGTGCATCTCAGCCCGGTATTCCTCGGCCCCTAGCTCCACACGCGCCACATCGCCGATCCGGGTGAGATGACCGTCAGCGTCTTGTTTGATCACCAGCCGGGCGAAGTCTTCGGGAGTTGTGTATTCGCGGCTCATACGCACGGAAAATTCCCGTTCCAGGGATTCCAGCCGACCGGCCGGCAGTTCCACATTTTCGGTGCGCAGGGCGTTTTCAATATCGCCGGCGGTGATATTCCGGGCGGCCATTTTTTCCCGGTCCAGCCAGATGCGCATGGCATAGGTGGAAGACGAGGTGCGCACCCGCGCCACGCCGTCAATGCTGGACAGGCGATCGACGATATATCTTTGGGCATAATCGGCCAGTTTGAGGTTGTCCATGGTGGTGCTGCGCAGATTAAGCCACAGGATCGGATCGTCATTTTCATCGTCCTTGGACACTTCCGGCGGATCGGCTTCTTCCGGCAGGTTGTTCAGCACCGTTGAGACCCGCTGACGAATATCATTGGCGGCGTCGTCCAGATCGCGGTTGATGGAAAATTCGATGGTAATAGAAGACCGACCATCGGTGCTGTTGGAGGAAATGGTTTTGATGCCCTCTATGCCGCTGACGCGGTCTTCGATCAATTGCGTTACCTTGGTTTCTACGACCTCGGCTGACGCACCGGGATAATTGGTGCGGATGGAAATCACCGGCGGATTCACATCCGGATATTGTCTGAGCGGCAGGTCGATGAAGCTCATTACGCCAAAAGTGATCAGCAGAAGGCTGATGACAGTGGCAAAGACCGGACGATCAACGGAAATGTCGGAAAGGATCATGGATCAGCTCTCCTCTGTGCGGGCGACGGTTCCGTCCTCGGGGGAAAGGGGTCTGACCTCGACCCGTGTCCCATCCTGAACTTTCAGAAGGCCCTGGGTTACCACCAGTTCGCCCACTTCAAGACCAGACAGAACTTCAACGGCCCCCGGCCGGCGGCGACCAGTGACAATCTGTCGGCGGGCGGTGGTGTTGTCCTCCTGAACGACAAAGACATATTTGCGATCTTCATAAATGATCACGGCCTCTTCCGGAATCATAATGGATTTGGCCCGGTTTTTGATCAGGTCAATGGACAGCAGCATGCCCGGTCTCAGCAGCATGTCGGGATTGGGAATTTCCGCCCGTACCGTGACGGCCCGGGAGACCGGATTGACCCGGGTGTCAATGGTGGTCACCGTGCCTTCAAAAATCCGGTCATAGGCTTCAGATCGAGCCTTGATTTTCTGGCCTTGTTTCAACGCAGAAATAAAGGCTTCGGGCACGGTAAAATCCACTTTGATGACCGAAAGATCGTCAATGGTGGTAATGATGGTGCCCGGCGTGAGCAGAGCGCCCACACTGATCTGTCGAAGCCCCAGTCGGCCGTCAAAGGGGGCGATGATCTGCCGGTCTTTGAGCCGGGCGCGGGACATCTGGACCTGGGCGAGGGCTTTTTCATACAGGGTTTTCTGCGCATCCAGTCGGGCGGTGGGCAGGGTTTTGGCCTGCACCAGGCCACGGATACGTTTCAGCTCCCTTTCCTGTTCGGCGAGATTGGCTTCTGCTTCCCTGAGATCGGCCATTTCCTCATCATTGTCCAGCGTGGCCAGGACAGTGCCCTTGCGTACCACCATACCGTCGCTGAAATTGATGGCGGCCACTTTGTCGGTGGTGCTGGCGGTGAGAATGACGGACTCATTGGCCTTACAGGTGCCCAGGGCTTCTACGGTGTCGATAAATTCATCCATTTTAACCGGCGCGGCAATGACCTGCACCACCCGGGAGCCGGCAGAATTTTGTGGGCCGGTTTCCTTCGGCAGGTAAAAATAGGCGGCAAGACCGGCCGCCAGCAGCAACAGAATAAACAGAAGCCTCAAGAACATTACTGAATCCCCGATATTTGTACCCCCAGAAATTTTAGGGGTAACAACCTGTAATCAAATCGGATTTTTAATTTATATATACTTTATTGGAAGAGGCCATAACTGACCAGTCCTAATCACTATACGGCCGGTTTTCTTTTTTCCTGCGTTTTATTTTTTATTTTAGAGTGTGTTGCGAATTGGTGACCGTGTGATCACGACCTGCCGAAGTCCCCGTCCGTCGCTCCCGCCCAGGCGGGAGCCCAGAACTTGCAGACCGCATTGGCGAGGAGCTGAATTGCCGCCTTCGCGGCAATGACGCAGGAAAAGCGGCTGGCGGCGTTGGCAGAACGTCATCGCGAACCCCGGTAGGGGGGCTGGCGACCCATAATTCGTAAACATGGATTGCTTCATTACCGGCGCGTCTCGCAATGACGAAAAACAAGAAAACCCGCCGCGCATGTGCGTCCGGCGGGTTCTGCTTGTAGTCACGTCGGCATGTCCTGAATTACACATGTCAGCGGACTATCCTGTACGGCCTATGGGCGTACAATCGCCCTAACTATACACCAGAAATTCCGCTGATTCAAAAGACCAGATTTTACAGGATGTTGTAAAATGCTCTTTTAATCCGTCACCTTCGACTCGGTCTGGAGATCCGTCAGGGGAATGGCCGGCAGAGTGACGATTTTGAGCAAAATGGCAAACATGACCGGTACGGCGACATAGGCCGCGTAGACAAACACCATGGGGGTCCAGATGAGGGCCAAAAGCCCCAGGGCCAGAATGGCATTCAGAAAAACCAAAACGGGGGTATTGATTTCTTTCATAAGATGCTCCGGCAACTGAGTATTGTAAATATGTTAAAGGCAGGCCCTGTTTAGACCTGCCTTTGCTGCATTGCAATAGAAAAATATTTTTATTTGGGGGCCATGATCATGATCATCTGGCGGCCTTCCAGTTTGGGATGCTGTTCAATTTTGACTCTGTCCTCAAAATCCGCCTGGACCCGTTGGAGAACTTCCATGCCGAGTTCCTGATGGGCCATTTCCCGGCCCCGGAAGCGCAGGGTCACCTTAACCTTGTCGCCGGAATTCAGGAATTTTTCAATGGAGCGCATCTTCACGTCATAATCGTGTTTTTCGATGCCCGGGCGCATCTTGATTTCCTTGACGTCGATGGTTTTTTGTTTTTTGCGGGCAAGGCTGGCTTTTTTCTGGGCTTCGTATTTAAACTTGCCGTAGTCTAGGATCTTGCACACGGGCGGAGAGGCGTTGGGAGAAACTTCCACAAGATCCAGCCCTGCTTCGGCGGCCAGATCCAGGGCTTCTTCAATACTGACAACATCCCTGTTGTTGCCTTCGGCATCAATCAGGCGGACCTGTTTTTCGGTTATTTGTTCATTCACCCGCGGCCCCTTCTGGGCCTGGGGGGGTGTCATGGGTCTTCTAGCTATAGTTTCCTCCTGTGACGTCCTGCCACTGGTTGTTAATAATAAAATGTCCTTGGGCAGCGTGCCGAGGGGGGGTTCATGAAAAACCGGCAGAGGTTTAAGGCCACAGTCTTCATGAGCCCGGTGCGGCAGCTTCCTGTACAAGTTTATGGATTGCTTCGTTTAAATCAAGGGTTTCCTGTTCTTTTGAGCCCAAACGACGGATGGTCACGGTGTTTTTTTCCGCTTCCCGGGCGCCGGCCACGAAAATGGCGGGGACTTTCGCATGGGAATGTTCCCGAACCTTGTAATTGATTTTTTCGTTGCGCAGGTCCATTTCCGCGCGCAAGCCCGCGGCAAGAAGCTGCTCATATACACTTCGCACATAGTCGTCCTGATCAGAGGTAATTCCGGTGACCACCACCTGGACCGGGGCGAGCCAAAGCGGGAACCGTCCGGCATAATGTTCGATCAGAATGCCGATAAACCGTTCAAAAGATCCCAGAATCGCCCGGTGCAGCATAACGGGGCGGTGTTTGTCATTGTCAGAACCGATATAGGAGGCGTCCAGTCGCTCCGGCAGCACGAAATCCACCTGGAACGTGCCGCATTGCCAATCCCGGCCAATGGTATCGGTGAGCACGAATTCCAGTTTCGGACCGTAAAAGGCACCTTCGCCGGGGTTGAGCGTATAGTCCAGACCGGCGGCGTTCACAGCGTCTTTCAGGGCTTGTTCTGCCTTGTCCCAGATTTCGTCCGATCCGGCCCGCAGTTCCGGCCGGTCGGAAAACTTCACCCGCACGTTTTGAAAACCAAAATCCTCATAGACCTCAAGCAACATCCGGCAAAAGGCGATGGTCTCGCTGGTGATCTGGTCTTCGCGACAGAAGATATGGGCGTCATCCTGTGTGAAACTGCGTACCCGCATCAACCCGTGCAACGCCCCCGAAGGTTCATAACGGTGGCAGCATCCGAACTCCGCAAGCCTGAGCGGCAGGTCCCGGTAACTGACCAATCTCTGGTTGAACACCTGTACGTGACAGGGGCAGTTCATGGGTTTCAGGGCAAACACCCGCTCCTCGGAATCTGAGGTATACATATGTTCGCGGAACTTGTCCCAGTGGCCGGACATTTCCCACAGCTTGCGGTCTACCAGTTGTGGCGTCCTGATTTCCTTGTAGCCGTGCTGGATCTGTTTGCGGCGGATATAAGCTTCCACCTGTTGATAGATGGTCCAGCCCTTGGGATGCCAGAACGGCATGCCGGCTGCCTCTTCCTGGAAATGGAACAAATTCATTTCGCGGCCCAGACGGCGGTGGTCGCGTTTTTCTGCTTCTTCCAGGCGGGCAAGATAAGCTTTCAGTTCCTTTTTGTCGCGCCAGGCGGTGCCGTAAATCCGTTGCAGCATTTCATTGCGGCTGTCACCGCGCCAATAGGCTCCGGCCACCTTCATGAGTTTGAAGGCGTCGCCAAGTTTTTTGGTGCTGGGCAGATGTGGCCCGCGGCAAAGATCAATAAAATCACCTTGACGATACAGGGTGATGGCCTCTCCCGGCGGAATGTCGGCAATGATTTCCGCCTTGTACTCCTCGCCCATGTTGCGGAAGAAGTCGATCGCCTCGTCCCGGTCCCAGACTTCACGGATAATTTCCTCGTCCCGTTCGACAATTTCTCTCATACGGGCTTCGATTTTCTCCAGATCTTCCGGCGTAAATGGCTCCTTGCGGGCGAAATCATAATAAAAACCGTTTTCAATGGCCGGGCCAATGGTCACTTGAGTGTCAGGATAAAGTTCCTTGACCGCCTCGGCCAGTACATGGGCGGCGTCATGGCGCAAAAGTTCCAGGGCTTCCTCATCCTTGCGGGTGATGATCGACACCTCGGCGTCTTCGGTGATCTCACGGCTCAGGTCCCATTGTTCACCATTGACCATAATCGCCAGCGCCGCCTTGGCCAGACCCGGCCCGATATCTTCGGCCAGAGTAAGCCCTGTGACCGCACCAGGATAGGTCCGGATGCTGCCATCCGGCAGAGTCAGGGAAACTTGATCAGTCTTCATGTTCTGGCCAGTCATCGTCACGGTCTTCTTGTGTTGCGGTTTTTTAACGGTTAAAAGTTCTTCCGGAACTTATCCGGTTTCCCGCTCAAGTCAAGCCGCCATCACGTTTGCGCCGGGAAAAAACGGTTTTCATCCGTGGTCCGGAGGGATAGTGTCAGAAGAAAATAGTCCTGAAACAAACCAAAGGGAAAAACTTACGTCATGACGCAGACAGCTCAACCTGACTTTCTTGTTTTGCCGGACGGACGCCAAATTGCCTATCACAAAACCGAGGGCACTGGGCCGACAGTGGTCTTTTTGGGCGGATTCATGTCGGATATGGAAGGCAGCAAGGCTTTGGCGCTGGAAGATTTTTGCCGCCAGAGAGGCCAGGCTTATGTGAGATTCGATTATTCAGGACATGGCAAATCCTCCGGCCGGTTCGAGGAGGGTACCATTGGCCGCTGGAAGGAAGACGCCTTGGCCGTGGTGAAACAGGTGACCCAGGGGCCGCTGATCCTGGTGGGGTCCAGCATGGGGGGCTGGATCGGCCTTCTTGTGGCGCTGGAGATAACAGAACGCGTTCTGGGATTCGTTGGCATTGCTGCCGCGCCCGACTTTACACGGGAACTCATGTGGGATCTTTATGATGAGGGGATTCGGGCAACGCTGCAAAGGGACGGTGTGTATTATGAACCCAGCGAGTACAGCGAGGAGCCTTATCCCATCACCATGAATCTGATTCAGGAAGGAGATCATCACCTGTTGTTCGGGCGTGGGGGGATTGAACTTAATTGCCCCGTGCGTCTGCTGCATGGGCTGGAAGACAGGGATGTGCCGCCTCACTGGTCCCAGCGGATTTGTGACAATCTTGTCAGCGACGATGTGACCATCACCTATGTCAAAAAGGGGGATCACCGGTTGTCGACGGAAGATGACCTGCGCCGGCTGTGTCAGGCGGTCGCGGACCTGAGCGAACGCGCTGGAATGTCTCGCGGATAAGGGCACGGGAGATAGGAGGTCAGGCCCGGACCTGATCGACAAGTGCCTTGTAGCCTTCCCGATAGCTTGGATATTTGAGCGTCACGCCCAGTTCCTTATGGAGTCGGGTATTGTCCACTTTTTTATTTTCCCCGTAAAAACTTTTCATCAGTGGCGACAGGGGGGCGCTGTCGAAATCCACACCTTCCAGGCGGGGGCGATCCATCAGGTCGCAGATATAATCAATGACCTCGGGCGAGGACGAGGGGACGTCATCCACGACATTGTAACTACGCCCGGGATGCGG from the Luteithermobacter gelatinilyticus genome contains:
- the infC gene encoding translation initiation factor IF-3 — its product is MTPPQAQKGPRVNEQITEKQVRLIDAEGNNRDVVSIEEALDLAAEAGLDLVEVSPNASPPVCKILDYGKFKYEAQKKASLARKKQKTIDVKEIKMRPGIEKHDYDVKMRSIEKFLNSGDKVKVTLRFRGREMAHQELGMEVLQRVQADFEDRVKIEQHPKLEGRQMIMIMAPK
- a CDS encoding TraB/GumN family protein; translation: MTIFLHFYPRRVAQAVPQIFLLLFLIFTTAATAEQAVPQQASPALWKLARENGNGHVYLFGSFHVLPRELRWFTGEVRKAFEEVDELVFETSMTTEAQSETALLVMSRSMLPAGYSLKGLLEEEDYARAVQHAAALGLEERQVSRLQPWYLALTLSVQSIMSYGLDPNSGVEKIMQALAEARGLTISGLETPQEQIMALSDHPLEVQTAMLVDTLDKLSDFETYISAYIEAWASGKDEVIAARMIEDMKKYPQMYQAVLVQRNKNWIPKLTYLINSGKSVMVVVGAAHLVGQDGLIRMLEEKGYHFEKVQ
- a CDS encoding alpha/beta hydrolase — protein: MTQTAQPDFLVLPDGRQIAYHKTEGTGPTVVFLGGFMSDMEGSKALALEDFCRQRGQAYVRFDYSGHGKSSGRFEEGTIGRWKEDALAVVKQVTQGPLILVGSSMGGWIGLLVALEITERVLGFVGIAAAPDFTRELMWDLYDEGIRATLQRDGVYYEPSEYSEEPYPITMNLIQEGDHHLLFGRGGIELNCPVRLLHGLEDRDVPPHWSQRICDNLVSDDVTITYVKKGDHRLSTEDDLRRLCQAVADLSERAGMSRG
- a CDS encoding efflux RND transporter permease subunit, which encodes MILSDISVDRPVFATVISLLLITFGVMSFIDLPLRQYPDVNPPVISIRTNYPGASAEVVETKVTQLIEDRVSGIEGIKTISSNSTDGRSSITIEFSINRDLDDAANDIRQRVSTVLNNLPEEADPPEVSKDDENDDPILWLNLRSTTMDNLKLADYAQRYIVDRLSSIDGVARVRTSSSTYAMRIWLDREKMAARNITAGDIENALRTENVELPAGRLESLEREFSVRMSREYTTPEDFARLVIKQDADGHLTRIGDVARVELGAEEYRAEMHSNGDYMIGLGIIKQSKGNTLDVARAVKAERLKINQTLPAGTEIGLSFDGSRFIEEAINEVYKTFAIAMVLVVLVIYLFLGSVRAMLIPAVTVPVSIIASFIFLNIAGFSVNLLTLLALVLSIGLVVDDAILVLENIYRRVENGEPPLVAAYHGAREVGFAVIATTLVLISVFVPIVFIEGETGRMFTEFALAMAAAVAFSSLVALSLSPMLCSKILRKKERDNAFHAGVNAGFKKLEQGYKRTLHWLLKHYWIVLVTMAGVIVLAVSIYRELPAEFMPLEDQGVIYIIAKGPEGSSYETMHKKMFAVEKDLLEYLKTGEAFNVIVRVPGWGSRGMNSGISIFRLVEWDQRDRSAQEIRDELRRKLAKHVDLRIFPSMPTGLRGGSGQPVQFVLQGTDYKELAHWRDIMLNELAGYPGLVGLDSDYKETKPQIMVDINRDRAADLGVSVVTIGRALETMMGSREVTTFVSSGEEYPVILEGRKGDTQTPNDMSNIYVRSDRTGELIPISNLVSLHEVGSASDLKRFNRLRSITLSASLAPGYTLGEVLEHLEETARTHLPATARIDYKGESRDFMEAGRSIYVVFGMAIIVVFLVLAAQFESFRHPFIILLTVPFAMTGAFIGLYLTGQSLNIYSQIGIIMLVGLAAKNGILIVEFANQLRDRGVEFMEALLEASRKRLRPIIMTSITTIMGSVALVLGSGAGAETRFVIGVVVISGVLLATFFTLFIVPVAYMIFARNTASPNAVRRLRQKIEKNLRTQKMGE
- the thrS gene encoding threonine--tRNA ligase produces the protein MKTDQVSLTLPDGSIRTYPGAVTGLTLAEDIGPGLAKAALAIMVNGEQWDLSREITEDAEVSIITRKDEEALELLRHDAAHVLAEAVKELYPDTQVTIGPAIENGFYYDFARKEPFTPEDLEKIEARMREIVERDEEIIREVWDRDEAIDFFRNMGEEYKAEIIADIPPGEAITLYRQGDFIDLCRGPHLPSTKKLGDAFKLMKVAGAYWRGDSRNEMLQRIYGTAWRDKKELKAYLARLEEAEKRDHRRLGREMNLFHFQEEAAGMPFWHPKGWTIYQQVEAYIRRKQIQHGYKEIRTPQLVDRKLWEMSGHWDKFREHMYTSDSEERVFALKPMNCPCHVQVFNQRLVSYRDLPLRLAEFGCCHRYEPSGALHGLMRVRSFTQDDAHIFCREDQITSETIAFCRMLLEVYEDFGFQNVRVKFSDRPELRAGSDEIWDKAEQALKDAVNAAGLDYTLNPGEGAFYGPKLEFVLTDTIGRDWQCGTFQVDFVLPERLDASYIGSDNDKHRPVMLHRAILGSFERFIGILIEHYAGRFPLWLAPVQVVVTGITSDQDDYVRSVYEQLLAAGLRAEMDLRNEKINYKVREHSHAKVPAIFVAGAREAEKNTVTIRRLGSKEQETLDLNEAIHKLVQEAAAPGS
- a CDS encoding efflux RND transporter periplasmic adaptor subunit, coding for MFLRLLFILLLLAAGLAAYFYLPKETGPQNSAGSRVVQVIAAPVKMDEFIDTVEALGTCKANESVILTASTTDKVAAINFSDGMVVRKGTVLATLDNDEEMADLREAEANLAEQERELKRIRGLVQAKTLPTARLDAQKTLYEKALAQVQMSRARLKDRQIIAPFDGRLGLRQISVGALLTPGTIITTIDDLSVIKVDFTVPEAFISALKQGQKIKARSEAYDRIFEGTVTTIDTRVNPVSRAVTVRAEIPNPDMLLRPGMLLSIDLIKNRAKSIMIPEEAVIIYEDRKYVFVVQEDNTTARRQIVTGRRRPGAVEVLSGLEVGELVVTQGLLKVQDGTRVEVRPLSPEDGTVARTEES